One segment of Pseudobythopirellula maris DNA contains the following:
- a CDS encoding efflux RND transporter periplasmic adaptor subunit, with protein sequence MSDATLPQPQPPAPAAASPLRWLLSIAPTVAAVVAIGLVGYWGHSTDWRMPSFDELVGASVEAETPWCEEHNVPAAECVECQASLLPNAETYGWCDEHGLEPCPLCHPEVVQIESPPVIATQELERVAAVLDLRERAENVVGCPLNAQRVQFASVEAVDKAGIDVDLVQRRALVEAVEANGEITYDQTHLARLASRAAGSLWRVEKSLGDRVSPGDVLALVDAAAVGRAKAELLDALADVDYQQQTVDRLRPLAEEQIIPGARMLESETALQQAEIKLRQAQQSLVNLGLAPPVEELARLSPAQRAERLRLLGLSDELKATLDPESTTSNLLPIVSPIEGEVIRRDAVAGEVVGAQAPLFQVADTREMWLVLSVPTEESAYLMRGQEVRFQAEGLRTPIVGRLDWISTDIDPHTRTVSARAVLENPRGELRSETFGKGRVLLRDDPEAIVVPESAVQWDGSCYVVFVRDRDYFKPDGPKVFHTRPIRRGVSQGGFTEAIAGVWPGEVVVTEGSGVLRSQILKNNLGAGCTCGH encoded by the coding sequence ATGAGTGACGCCACCCTGCCCCAACCCCAACCCCCGGCTCCCGCCGCCGCCTCGCCGTTGCGATGGCTGCTGAGCATTGCGCCAACCGTCGCCGCTGTTGTGGCGATCGGCCTGGTCGGCTACTGGGGCCACTCGACCGACTGGCGCATGCCGAGCTTCGACGAACTCGTTGGCGCATCGGTCGAGGCCGAAACCCCATGGTGCGAAGAGCACAACGTTCCGGCGGCCGAGTGCGTGGAGTGCCAAGCCTCGTTGTTGCCCAACGCCGAAACATACGGCTGGTGCGACGAGCACGGCCTCGAGCCTTGCCCGCTCTGCCATCCCGAAGTGGTGCAGATCGAATCGCCGCCCGTGATCGCGACGCAGGAGCTGGAGCGAGTCGCCGCGGTCCTCGACTTGCGGGAGCGGGCCGAGAACGTGGTCGGCTGCCCACTCAACGCCCAGCGGGTTCAGTTCGCCTCGGTCGAGGCGGTGGATAAGGCCGGCATCGATGTCGATCTGGTGCAGCGTCGCGCTCTGGTCGAGGCGGTCGAGGCGAACGGCGAGATTACCTACGACCAAACGCACTTGGCGAGGCTCGCGTCGCGGGCCGCGGGCAGTCTGTGGCGGGTGGAGAAGAGCTTGGGCGACCGTGTTTCGCCGGGCGACGTGCTCGCGCTGGTCGACGCCGCCGCTGTCGGCCGGGCCAAGGCCGAGCTGCTCGACGCGTTGGCCGATGTCGACTACCAGCAGCAAACGGTCGACCGTTTAAGACCGCTAGCGGAAGAACAGATCATCCCCGGCGCCCGCATGCTCGAGTCGGAAACCGCCTTGCAGCAGGCCGAGATCAAGCTGCGGCAGGCCCAGCAATCGCTCGTGAATCTTGGCCTCGCGCCGCCGGTCGAGGAGCTCGCCCGGTTGTCTCCCGCCCAGCGGGCCGAACGATTGCGGCTACTCGGGTTGAGTGACGAGCTCAAAGCGACGCTCGACCCCGAGTCGACGACCAGCAACCTGTTGCCGATCGTCTCGCCGATCGAGGGCGAGGTGATCCGTCGCGACGCCGTGGCCGGCGAGGTGGTCGGCGCCCAGGCGCCGCTGTTCCAGGTGGCCGATACCCGCGAGATGTGGCTCGTGCTGAGCGTGCCGACCGAGGAATCGGCCTACCTCATGCGAGGCCAAGAGGTGCGGTTCCAGGCCGAAGGCTTGCGCACGCCGATCGTCGGCCGACTCGACTGGATCAGCACCGACATCGACCCCCACACCCGCACCGTCTCCGCCCGGGCGGTGCTCGAGAACCCCCGTGGCGAGTTGCGGAGCGAGACCTTTGGCAAGGGCCGCGTGCTGCTGCGTGACGACCCCGAAGCGATCGTCGTTCCCGAGTCGGCCGTGCAATGGGACGGCTCGTGTTACGTGGTGTTCGTGCGCGACCGCGACTACTTCAAACCCGACGGCCCGAAGGTGTTCCACACCCGCCCGATCCGACGCGGCGTGAGCCAGGGTGGCTTCACCGAGGCGATCGCCGGCGTCTGGCCCGGCGAGGTGGTCGTGACCGAGGGGAGCGGCGTTCTGCGCTCGCAGATCCTCAAGAACAACCTCGGAGCGGGCTGCACCTGCGGTCACTAA